A portion of the Parasteatoda tepidariorum isolate YZ-2023 chromosome 5, CAS_Ptep_4.0, whole genome shotgun sequence genome contains these proteins:
- the LOC107440812 gene encoding eukaryotic translation initiation factor 2 subunit 3, Y-linked — protein sequence MVSSENTVVLGQPQLKKQDLSKLDVSQLTPLTEEVISRQATINIGTIGHVAHGKSTVVKAISGVQTVRFKNELERNITIKLGYANAKIYKCDQESCPRPACYKSARSSKEDDFPCDRLGCPGRFRLLRHVSFVDCPGHDILMATMLNGAAVMDAALLLIAGNESCPQPQTSEHLAAIEIMKLKHILILQNKIDLVKESQAKEQYQQILKFVQGTVAEGAPVIPISAQLKYNIEVICEYIVKKIPVPVRDFTSAPRLIVIRSFDVNKPGCEVEDLKGGVAGGSILKGVLKVGQEIEVRPGIVTKDDEGKLKCKPIRSRIVSLYAEQNDLKYAVPGGLIGVGTKIDPTLSRADRMVGQVLGTPEELPGIFTDLEISYFLLRRLLGVRTEGDKKGAKVQKLTKTEMLMVNIGSLSTGGRVLAVKADLAKISLTTPVCTEVGEKIALSRRIEKHWRLIGWGVIKRGVTIKPVS from the exons GATGTTTCACAGTTGACTCCATTAACAGAAGAAGTTATTAGTCGTCAAGCCACAATCAATATAG GTACAATTGGACATGTAGCTCATGGAAAATCAACTGTTGTTAAGGCTATATCTGGTGTGCAG ACTGTTAGATTCAAGAATGAACtagaaagaaatattactaTTAAACTGGGCTATGCAAATGCAAAA ATTTATAAGTGTGACCAAGAAAGCTGTCCTAGACCAGCCTGCTACAAGTCTGCTCGAAGTAGTAAGGAAGATGATTTTCCTTGTGATAGACTTGGATGCCCAGGAAGATTTAGGCTTTTGAG ACATGTATCTTTTGTTGATTGTCCTGGTCACGATATTCTTATGGCCACCATGCTTAATGGGGCGGCTGTTATGGATGCTGCTTTGCTGTTGATTGCTGGAAATGAATCATGTCCACAGCCTCAGACTTCTGAACATTTAGCGGCAATAGAAATCATGAAATTGAAGCATATTCTAATTCTCCAAAACAAAATAGATTTGGTGAAAGAATCCCAAGCTAAGGAACAGTATCAGCAGATCCTAAAATTTGTTCAAG GAACTGTTGCTGAAGGTGCGCCAGTCATTCCAATTTCTGCTCAGCTTAAGTATAATATAGAAGTTATTTGtgaatatattgttaaaaagataCCAGTACCTGTCAGAGATTTCACTTCAGCCCCTAGACTAATag TGATTCGTTCTTTTGATGTGAACAAACCTGGTTGTGAAGTGGAAGACTTGAAAGGGGGTGTTGCTGgtggaagtattttaaaaggagtactaaag GTTGGACAAGAAATTGAAGTTCGTCCTGGTATTGTCACAAAAGATGATGAGGGGAAACTGAAATGTAAACCGATTCGATCGAGAATCGTATCCCTATATGCTgaacaaaatgatttaaagtatGCTGTACCAGGTGGCTTAATTG GAGTTGGAACTAAAATCGACCCTACATTGTCCCGTGCTGACAGAATGGTGGGACAAGTTCTTGGAACACCTGAAGAACTGCCTGGAATATTTACAGACTTGgaaatttcatatttccttCTCAGAAGGCTGTTGGGAGTTCGTACTGAAGGAGATAAAAAAGGAGcaaag GTTCAAAAACTGACTAAAACTGAAATGTTGATGGTTAACATTGGTTCTTTATCCACTGGTGGTAGAGTATTGGCTGTCAAGGCTGATTTAGCAAAGATCAGTTTGACAACGCCAGTCTGCACAGAAGTAGGAGAAAAGATAGCCTTAAGCCGAAGAATAGAGAAACACTGGAGGTTAATTGGATGGGGTGTCATAAAACGGGGAGTGACAATTAAGCCTGTATCATAG
- the LOC122269111 gene encoding myosin-7: MFLDVPDRNSQVPKFDPVPDRNSQQVPMFDPYKMYQQQCKETEELKKQVEVQNFQIQNIERKMQSQHQKLQNQIKNDSPSIPSKVKLKSELAEDLKMELQEHSLQIENVEKNLTTEFLQLKKRVEEEYFVYLVRESEKLKEFEKQLKAQKSHSHSIESRMQSQLQKLQNKVDAINIQNLADKMVEQLVSRNLINIPQVLSTSNDDERYVPPHRRTQQSNEQMSCSSTNSSRTGTPKSGKKKKKAKTEPENSGSITSVMRNQ, encoded by the exons ATGTTTTTAGATGTTCCAGATAGAAATTCACAAGTTCCTAAATTTGATCCAGTTCCAGATAGAAATTCACAACAAGTTCCTATGTTCGATCCATACAAAATGTATCAACAGCAATGTAAAGAAACAGAAGAATTGAAAAAGCAAGTAgaagttcaaaattttcaaatacaaaatatcGAAAGAAAGATGCAATCTCAACATCAGAAATTGCAGAACCAAATCAAGAATGATTCACCATCAATTCCttctaaagtaaaattgaaatcagAACTAGCGGAAGACCTGAAGATGGAGTTGCAAGAGCACAGCCTTCAGATTGAGAATgttgaaaaaaacttaacaacagaatttttacaattaaagaaaagagtAGAAGaggaatattttgtttatcttgTACGTGAATCTGAAAAATTGAAGgagtttgaaaaacaattgaaagCACAAAAATCACATAGTCACAGTATTGAAAGTAGAATGCAATCACAGCTtcagaaattacaaaataaagtagatgctattaatatacaaaatctAGCTGACAAGATGGTCGAGCAGTTAGTATCCAGAAACTTGATTA atatccCTCAAGTCTTATCAACTTCCAACGATGATGAACGTTATGTACCTCCCCACCGA AGAACACAACAGTCGAATGAACAGATGTCATGCTCGTCAACTAATTCTTCAAGAACTGGAACACCaaaatctggtaaaaaaaagaagaaagcaaAAACTGAACCTGAAAACTCTGGATCAATTACATCTGTAATGAGAAATCAATGA